One Klebsiella electrica genomic window, GCATGGTACTGCTCGATAGTATCTTCGTTGTGAATGCCGGTCAGCAGACGCTCGTAAGCGATATGCAGCAGCGCCATCCCCGGGGCTTCATAGATCCCACGGCTTTTCGCTTCGATAATACGGTTTTCAATCTGGTCGCTCATGCCCAGACCATGACGGCCGCCGATGCGGTTTGCTTCCAGCATCAGCTCGACGTCATCGCTGAAGGTTTTACCGTTCAATGCCACCGGGTGACCCTGCTCGAAACGGATAGTCACTTCCTCGGCCGGGATTTTAACGCTTTCGTCCCAGAACTTGACGCCCATGATCGGGTTAACGATTTTCACGCTGGAGTTGAGGAACTCCAGATCTTTCGCTTCGTGCGTTGCGCCCAGCATATTGGAGTCGGTGGAGTAGGCTTTTTCAACGGACATTTTATAGTCAAAGCCGCAGGCAATCATGAACTCGGACATTTCCTGACGACCGCCCAGCTCATCGATAAAGTTGCTATCCAGCCACGGTTTGTAAATTTTCAGCTCGGCATTGGTCAGCAGGCCATAGCGATAGAAACGTTCGATATCGTTGCCTTTGTAAGTGCTGCCGTCACCCCAGATGTTGACGCCATCTTCTTTCATCGCGGCAACCAGCATGGTGCCGGTTACCGCGCGGCCCAGCGGGGTGGTGTTAAAGTAGGTTAAACCGCCGGTGGTATTGTGGAAAGCACCGCACTGAATCGCGGCGATGCCTTCTGCGACCAGCTGCTTACGGCAGTCGATCAGACGAGCGCCTTCTGCACCGTACTCTTTGGCGCGACGAGGGATGGCATCGTAATCGTCTTCGTCAGGCTGGCCCAGGTTTGCGGTATAGGCATAAGGAACTGCGCCTTTTTTGCGCATCCACAGCAGTGCGGCGCTGGTATCCAGACCACCGGAGAAAGCGATACCAATACGTTGACCAACCGGGAGGTGCTTAAGAATCGTCGTCATAAAATAAAACCCTGCTAGATAGACTGTTGTGAGTTCGGTTTATCAAGTCGTAGAACCTGTCCCATTTGACTATTCTGCCTGCCGGTTTTTCTCCGGACAAAGAGCATAATCTTCACGAGCTTTGACGCTGCGCTGGTGACTGCGCGCTTTCCGTAGCCAAAGAGGCGGTAACAATGGCGTCAAATGGAATAGGTTTTTATTGCATGTTTATGCATTAATTGTGAGTTTTCATTTAATCATCTTT contains:
- the argG gene encoding argininosuccinate synthase, encoding MTTILKHLPVGQRIGIAFSGGLDTSAALLWMRKKGAVPYAYTANLGQPDEDDYDAIPRRAKEYGAEGARLIDCRKQLVAEGIAAIQCGAFHNTTGGLTYFNTTPLGRAVTGTMLVAAMKEDGVNIWGDGSTYKGNDIERFYRYGLLTNAELKIYKPWLDSNFIDELGGRQEMSEFMIACGFDYKMSVEKAYSTDSNMLGATHEAKDLEFLNSSVKIVNPIMGVKFWDESVKIPAEEVTIRFEQGHPVALNGKTFSDDVELMLEANRIGGRHGLGMSDQIENRIIEAKSRGIYEAPGMALLHIAYERLLTGIHNEDTIEQYHAHGRQLGRLLYQGRWFDSQALMLRDSLQRWVASQITGEVTLELRRGNDYSILNTVSDNLTYKAERLTMEKGDSMFSAEDRIGQLTMRNLDITDTRDKLFGYAQSGLLSASTATGLPQVENLENRDK